One Gadus chalcogrammus isolate NIFS_2021 chromosome 4, NIFS_Gcha_1.0, whole genome shotgun sequence DNA segment encodes these proteins:
- the LOC130381449 gene encoding E3 ubiquitin/ISG15 ligase TRIM25-like: MSGKLWTEEQFNCPVCLDLPSDPATIPCGHSYCMGCIRDYWSEADATGTYSCPQCRQAFSPKPHLSRNTMLAEAVEQLRTGAQRRPSSSAVPCDMCTGQKQRAAVKSCLVCMSSYCESHLKHHQGQKSMRQHELIGPTGQLAQKICTEHKYLQEFYCRPCGRFVCWLCTSNQHKGHECVSTKAERVEKQVRRPWEGRVMLWGEQGFEGTGRKAGQLYLWGALHTRGRLKVLRIET; this comes from the exons aTGAGCGGCAAGCTCTGGACGGAGGAGCAGTTCAACTGCCCCGTGTGCCTGGACCTGCCCAGCGACCCGGCCACCATCCCGTGCGGCCACAGCTACTGCATGGGCTGCATCCGGGACTACTGGAGCGAGGCCGACGCCACGGGCACCTACAGCTGCCCGCAGTGCCGGCAGGCCTTCAGCCCCAAGCCCCACCTCTCCCGCAACACCATGCTGGCCGAGGCCGTGGAGCAGCTGCGCACGGGCGCC CAGCGGCGGCCGTCGTCGTCGGCCGTGCCGTGCGACATGTGCACCGGGCAGAAGCAGCGTGCGGCGGTGAAGAGCTGCCTGGTGTGCATGAGCTCGTACTGCGAGAGCCACCTCAAGCACCACCAGGGCCAGAAGTCGATGCGGCAGCACGAGCTGATCGGACCCACGGGCCAGCTGGCCCAGAAGATCTGCACGGAGCACAAGTACCTGCAGGAGTTCTACTGCCGGCCCTGCGGGCGCTTCGTGTGCTGGCTGTGCACCAGCAACCAGCACAAGGGCCACGAGTGTGTGTCGACCAAGGCTGAGCGCGTGGAGAAGCAGGTACGCAGGCCCTGGGAGGGGAGGGTTATGTTGTGGGGGGAGCAGGGGTTTGAAGGGACGGGACGCAAGGCAGGGCAACTTTATCTATGGGGCGCtcttcatacacgaggcagactcaaagtgcttcgcATTGAAACCTAG